In the Helianthus annuus cultivar XRQ/B chromosome 11, HanXRQr2.0-SUNRISE, whole genome shotgun sequence genome, one interval contains:
- the LOC110869730 gene encoding uncharacterized protein LOC110869730 has product MSSSSESGVSDTIDPMAIVSDDEIATNPEVFTSDTTSDDDDDFQPFALPDFGDDIPIADGFPDGDLLLVPIPAPFPLAAFPLEDLPLDAMSNDDIDLFIDGPLRSGPDSFESVSSSTLHTLGLQCYPTDSDSDTAMSAAPVPPQDFEFEDEFDPVFPHDFDPDHEIEFVPDEQPFEAPVDPDVDPEHEVDFVPNDQFFDVPTDLEFAPADPEPEIAPEPISAHDPLPEHDPAPVDIPVVAPPLPDPIPVLVDRAPFVAQVDPRYAHTRNGWIGRRRLSSFC; this is encoded by the exons ATGTCATCTTCTTCTGAGAGTGGAGTATCCGACACGATAGACCCTATGGCCATAGTCTCGGATGATGAGATAGCCACAAACCCTGAGGTTTTTACATCTGACACCACGAGTGACGACGATGATGATTTTCAGCCGTTCGCTTTACCAGATTTTGGAGATGATATACCTATAGCTGATGGTTTTCCTGACGGGGATCTACTTCTTGTTCCGATCCCTGCTCCTTTTCCTCTTGCTGCATTTCCTCTTGAGGATCTGCCTCTTGATGCTATGTCCAACGATGACATCGATCTTTTCATTGATGGTCCCCTGAGG TCTGGTCCCGATTCGTTTGAGTCTGTGTCATCTTCTACACTGCATACACTGGGATTACAGTGTTATCCTACTGACTCTGACTCTGACACTGCTATGTCAGCTGCACCTGTTCCTCCACAGGATTTCGAGTTTGAGGACGAGTTTGACCCTGTCTTTCCACACGACTTTGATCCTGACCATGAGATTGAGTTTGTCCCTGACGAGCAGCCTTTTGAGGCACCTGTTGATCCTGATGTGGATCCTGAGCATGAGGTCGATTTCGTTCCTAATGATcagttctttgatgtacctactGATCTTGAGTTTGCTCCAGCTGACCCTGAGCCTGAGATTGCACCAGAGCCTATATCTGCTCACGACCCTTTGCCCGAGCATGATCCTGCCCCTGTTGATATTCCAGTTGTTGCACCACCTTTGCCTGACCCGATCCCTGTACTTGTTGATCGTGCGCCTTTTGTAGCCCAGGTTGACCCCAGATATGCTCACACCCGCAATGGGTGGATCGGACGACGACGACTTTCCTCCTTTTGTTAG